A window of the Euzebya pacifica genome harbors these coding sequences:
- the mshD gene encoding mycothiol synthase — MTDFEIHRHLDAHALADIRALVDTTTLLEGHAPIGEHKMAHLAVGAAEWDGILAYAHSGDLIGYVHLRWNPGPDDPRLAVEMVVHPEHRDEGVQAALLESTRRLVARAGGGRMFLWVHRVEEPRETLAFEMGFDIQRELAYMVRDARGVPEELPLPEGVTIRPYRPGEDDEAFLEVNNAAFVGHPENGAWTAEDLAERRRLDWFDPDGLFMAFRGDEPLGFHWTKWHEHQGNGGEPAHGPQGEVYVLAVHPRAQGMGLGRILLRHGMRHLATRSDHLVLYVDCASAGPVALYASEGFETLYREVCFSDDIPPAKATSRALLRPA, encoded by the coding sequence TTGACCGACTTCGAGATCCACCGCCACCTCGACGCCCACGCGCTCGCCGACATCCGTGCGCTCGTGGACACCACCACGCTCCTGGAGGGGCATGCGCCCATCGGTGAGCACAAGATGGCTCACCTCGCCGTGGGGGCTGCGGAGTGGGACGGGATCCTTGCCTACGCCCACTCCGGCGACCTGATCGGCTACGTCCACCTCCGCTGGAATCCCGGCCCGGACGACCCCCGCCTGGCCGTGGAGATGGTCGTCCACCCCGAGCATCGCGACGAGGGGGTGCAGGCCGCGTTGCTCGAGTCGACCCGACGGCTGGTGGCCCGTGCCGGCGGCGGCCGGATGTTCCTGTGGGTCCACCGGGTCGAGGAACCCCGGGAGACCCTCGCCTTCGAGATGGGCTTCGACATCCAGCGCGAGCTTGCCTACATGGTCCGTGACGCCAGGGGCGTGCCCGAGGAGCTGCCGCTGCCCGAGGGCGTAACGATCCGGCCCTACCGTCCGGGCGAGGACGACGAGGCGTTCCTGGAGGTCAACAACGCCGCCTTCGTCGGCCACCCGGAGAACGGTGCCTGGACCGCCGAGGACCTGGCCGAGCGACGGCGTCTGGACTGGTTCGACCCCGACGGCCTGTTCATGGCTTTCAGGGGCGACGAACCGCTCGGCTTCCACTGGACCAAGTGGCACGAGCACCAGGGCAACGGTGGGGAGCCGGCCCACGGGCCGCAGGGTGAGGTCTACGTCCTCGCCGTCCACCCCCGGGCGCAGGGCATGGGCCTCGGCCGGATCCTGCTGCGCCACGGCATGCGCCACCTCGCGACGCGGTCGGACCACCTCGTCCTCTACGTCGACTGTGCGAGCGCCGGCCCGGTGGCCCTGTACGCAAGCGAAGGCTTCGAGACACTCTACCGCGAGGTCTGCTTCAGCGACGACATCCCGCCGGCCAAGGCGACCTCCCGCGCCCTCCTCCGACCCGCCTGA
- a CDS encoding site-specific integrase: MAGRMRGGVVKRGATWSYVIRVKDPATGVTKPKWVGGFATRAEAEAARDDARVAKRHGSYVAPDRMLVRDYLDDWLAGRASKLKPSTLLSYRRDLHRYVIPRVGGDRLQELSGARLEVLYEELLREGGRDGGALSVRTVRYQHSILRKAFGDAVRLRPIQVNPATMVELPAHPAGHSPVARTDVRAWSADQLRTFVAGVEGEQFSELYVLALNTGLRRGELLGLRWGDVDLAGQRLHVRNNRVRVEKGTLQGTPKSGKTRSFNLDPTSLELLRNLRRRQSEQRLAWPGAWGNDDDLVFTHEEGRPIAPDHATKTFRRLVDGLGLPAIRLHDCRHTFATLALQAGVSPKVVSERLGHATVAFTLDVYGHVLPADDQLAAELFHRHVYG, from the coding sequence ATGGCCGGGAGGATGCGCGGCGGCGTTGTCAAGCGGGGGGCCACCTGGTCCTACGTCATCCGCGTCAAGGATCCCGCGACAGGCGTGACGAAACCCAAGTGGGTTGGAGGGTTCGCCACGCGGGCCGAGGCAGAGGCGGCCCGGGATGATGCCCGGGTGGCCAAGCGGCACGGCAGCTACGTGGCGCCCGACCGGATGCTGGTCCGCGACTACCTGGACGACTGGCTGGCCGGTCGGGCGTCGAAGCTGAAGCCGTCCACCCTCCTTTCTTACCGGCGGGACCTGCACCGCTACGTAATCCCGCGGGTCGGTGGCGATCGGCTCCAGGAGCTGTCCGGCGCTCGTTTGGAGGTGCTGTACGAGGAGCTCCTCCGTGAGGGCGGGCGTGACGGGGGTGCCCTGTCTGTCCGCACCGTTCGCTACCAGCACTCAATCCTGCGGAAGGCGTTCGGCGACGCAGTTCGCCTCCGCCCGATCCAAGTGAACCCCGCCACGATGGTCGAACTCCCAGCCCATCCCGCGGGCCATTCGCCCGTGGCCAGGACCGACGTCCGCGCATGGTCGGCCGATCAGCTGCGCACATTCGTCGCGGGAGTCGAGGGCGAACAGTTCTCGGAGCTCTACGTCCTAGCCCTGAACACCGGTCTGCGCCGTGGGGAGCTCCTCGGCCTTCGGTGGGGCGACGTCGACCTGGCCGGACAGCGGCTGCATGTCCGCAACAACCGGGTGCGCGTCGAGAAGGGCACGCTGCAGGGCACCCCGAAGTCGGGCAAGACCCGATCGTTCAACCTCGACCCCACCTCCCTCGAGTTGCTGCGCAACCTGCGACGTCGGCAGTCCGAGCAGCGCCTCGCATGGCCAGGCGCATGGGGTAACGACGACGACCTAGTGTTCACCCATGAGGAGGGCCGTCCGATCGCGCCGGACCACGCCACCAAGACGTTCCGGCGCCTGGTCGACGGTCTCGGCCTGCCGGCCATACGGCTTCATGACTGTCGGCACACGTTCGCGACGCTAGCCCTGCAGGCGGGTGTGTCACCCAAGGTGGTGAGCGAGCGATTGGGGCACGCGACGGTGGCGTTCACTCTCGACGTGTACGGCCATGTGCTCCCTGCCGACGACCAGTTGGCCGCCGAACTGTTCCATCGCCACGTCTACGGGTGA
- a CDS encoding helix-turn-helix domain-containing protein: protein MSDTTSATVLTAAQVVAFNLRRAREIRGLTQEDAAAVISNCGDTIWTKATLSQAERSVSGARVRQFTVNDLYAFAEAFGLPIPWFLLPPPDGAAGPGPVRITPHSEDDWALGDSERVAVAATAGQHLQRTFGARSGDLVSELQVRVDGCSQLDGDDFDAARASADTYTATLVRQHLDGAVGMAFRLRGLAEALEDASRADAGSIVGDDG, encoded by the coding sequence ATGAGCGATACAACCTCCGCCACGGTTCTCACGGCCGCCCAGGTCGTCGCCTTCAACCTGCGGCGCGCCCGAGAGATTCGAGGCCTCACCCAAGAGGATGCAGCCGCGGTCATCAGCAACTGCGGCGACACGATCTGGACCAAGGCCACCCTGTCGCAGGCCGAGCGGTCTGTGAGTGGCGCCCGTGTCCGGCAGTTCACCGTCAACGACCTCTATGCCTTCGCCGAGGCCTTCGGGTTGCCCATCCCTTGGTTCTTGCTCCCGCCGCCCGACGGCGCCGCCGGCCCGGGCCCCGTCCGCATCACGCCGCACTCCGAGGATGACTGGGCCCTTGGTGACAGCGAGCGAGTGGCGGTCGCAGCAACCGCGGGCCAGCATCTTCAGCGGACGTTTGGTGCCCGATCGGGAGACCTTGTGTCGGAGCTTCAGGTCCGGGTCGATGGCTGCTCACAGTTGGACGGTGACGACTTCGACGCGGCCAGGGCATCCGCGGACACGTACACCGCCACATTGGTCCGTCAACACCTCGATGGCGCAGTAGGGATGGCATTCCGTCTGCGGGGGCTAGCCGAGGCGCTGGAGGATGCCTCCCGCGCAGATGCCGGCTCCATCGTCGGGGACGACGGCTGA
- a CDS encoding helix-turn-helix domain-containing protein, whose translation MFTPCTDVDQPPLRQVRIARGLTLQEVATRAQVDAAQLSRVETGKSGLSVNSLFRVAQVLGLTELVQLLQPYVRQSARRAP comes from the coding sequence ATGTTCACTCCGTGCACTGATGTAGACCAACCACCGCTGAGGCAGGTGCGCATCGCCCGTGGGCTCACCCTGCAAGAAGTCGCGACGAGGGCCCAAGTCGACGCGGCACAGCTCAGCCGCGTCGAGACCGGCAAGTCCGGGCTCTCCGTCAACTCGTTGTTCCGTGTGGCCCAAGTCCTCGGACTGACCGAACTCGTACAACTCCTCCAGCCATACGTTCGCCAGTCCGCCCGGAGGGCCCCATGA
- a CDS encoding bifunctional DNA primase/polymerase — protein MIRLAAAALDLADRGFAVFPCRPGTNKPAVAGWPDRATTDQATVERWWRRWPDANIGHCTGRTGVVVIDLDRDGDKDGVASWRDLQRRHGPVPDTLAVVSPREQGGVHLYFTAPPFYVKSTGSVLGPGVDVRGSRGQAVLPPSRRPEGLYRWANPGTPIARMPRWLVALLRPPPPPAPVQAVRRRAGTHAERYAVAALEGRAQDLAATTAGRHSALLAAARYLGGFVTDGHLTADDVIQTLEAAVLSTGYGNKVRASEIRRTITDGLAYARQDVA, from the coding sequence ATGATCCGACTCGCTGCTGCTGCCCTGGACCTGGCTGACCGCGGGTTCGCCGTGTTCCCCTGCCGTCCCGGGACCAACAAGCCGGCCGTCGCGGGCTGGCCAGACCGGGCCACGACGGACCAGGCCACGGTCGAGCGTTGGTGGCGCCGCTGGCCCGACGCCAACATCGGTCACTGCACGGGTCGGACCGGCGTGGTGGTCATCGACCTCGACCGCGACGGCGACAAGGACGGCGTCGCCTCCTGGCGTGACCTGCAACGCCGCCACGGCCCCGTCCCCGACACCCTCGCCGTCGTCTCACCTCGCGAACAGGGCGGCGTCCACCTCTACTTCACGGCCCCACCCTTCTACGTGAAGTCGACGGGGTCGGTCCTGGGTCCCGGGGTCGACGTTCGCGGCTCCCGGGGGCAGGCGGTCCTGCCCCCCTCCCGTCGTCCCGAGGGCCTCTACCGGTGGGCCAACCCCGGCACACCCATCGCCCGGATGCCCCGGTGGCTCGTCGCCCTGCTGCGACCACCTCCACCACCCGCCCCCGTGCAGGCGGTTCGGCGGCGGGCAGGGACCCACGCCGAACGGTACGCCGTCGCGGCCCTGGAGGGACGCGCACAGGACCTCGCGGCTACGACCGCCGGACGTCACTCGGCGCTCCTGGCGGCTGCCCGATACCTCGGCGGGTTCGTCACCGACGGGCACCTGACCGCGGACGACGTGATCCAGACCCTCGAGGCGGCGGTCCTGTCCACCGGCTACGGGAACAAGGTCCGGGCCTCCGAGATCCGCCGCACCATCACCGACGGGCTCGCCTACGCCCGCCAGGACGTCGCATGA
- a CDS encoding AAA family ATPase, producing MTIDLAHLHVPPVEAGIDRQTTSWAPVSMTDILAGPLERRRPDLLTRTDGHALFYRGLSSLLFGASESCKSWVGLLAVVEAVRADEHAVIVDLESDPVEIATRLRALGLSDNQISNKVAYIRPDEPLRRILDGPGAPAGPTDHDLADALDTRPAVVVIDALGELFALHGLDPLSNRDAPMVTGFLRRLADRTGAAVISLDHTPHAPREGGARAPIGAQHKRAAVTGVAYEVKATSPLAPGHVGKVSLRINKDRPGGVREHAMRDTAARISLDAATHPNQILAAVEPASDGPSDALHARMVQVAAALADAPDGRSKNQVRQLVTGKAALTDDALDRLHALGHVKREPGARGAVVNILLRPYPTGTADPDVAL from the coding sequence ATGACCATCGACCTCGCCCACCTCCACGTCCCACCGGTCGAGGCCGGCATCGACCGGCAGACGACCTCGTGGGCACCCGTGTCGATGACCGACATCCTCGCCGGCCCACTCGAACGGCGACGCCCCGACCTGCTCACCCGCACCGACGGCCACGCCCTGTTCTACCGGGGCCTGTCCTCGCTGCTGTTCGGCGCCTCGGAGTCCTGCAAGTCCTGGGTGGGCCTGCTGGCGGTCGTGGAGGCGGTCAGGGCCGACGAGCACGCCGTCATCGTCGACCTCGAGTCCGACCCCGTGGAGATCGCCACCCGCCTCCGAGCTCTCGGCCTGTCCGACAACCAGATCAGCAACAAAGTCGCCTATATCCGGCCGGACGAACCGCTCCGCCGCATCCTCGACGGGCCCGGCGCCCCGGCCGGCCCCACCGACCACGACCTCGCCGACGCCCTCGACACCCGCCCTGCCGTCGTCGTCATCGATGCCCTGGGTGAGCTGTTCGCCCTCCACGGACTCGACCCGCTGTCCAACCGGGACGCACCCATGGTCACCGGGTTCCTGCGCCGGTTGGCCGACCGCACCGGCGCCGCCGTCATCTCCCTGGACCACACCCCCCACGCACCCCGAGAGGGCGGCGCCCGGGCACCCATCGGAGCCCAGCACAAGCGAGCTGCCGTCACCGGCGTCGCCTACGAGGTCAAGGCGACCAGCCCGCTCGCACCAGGACACGTCGGCAAGGTCAGCCTGCGGATCAACAAGGACCGGCCCGGCGGCGTGCGGGAACACGCCATGCGCGACACCGCAGCTCGGATCAGCCTCGACGCCGCCACCCACCCCAACCAGATCCTCGCGGCGGTCGAACCGGCCAGCGACGGCCCATCGGATGCGCTGCACGCCCGGATGGTGCAGGTCGCCGCCGCCCTCGCAGACGCCCCCGACGGCAGGTCGAAGAACCAGGTCCGTCAGCTCGTCACCGGCAAGGCCGCCCTCACCGACGACGCCCTCGACCGGCTCCACGCCCTCGGGCACGTCAAGCGTGAGCCAGGCGCCCGCGGTGCCGTCGTGAACATCCTCCTCCGCCCCTACCCGACGGGCACGGCGGACCCGGACGTGGCCCTGTGA
- a CDS encoding helix-turn-helix domain-containing protein yields the protein MSGAAGQGRDGRDRRTVGSTEAAARLGMSVRALQRLAGDGRLGVKDGGRWMFSTAELEAFVDDQQTPATAGPVESAVAGMVAELPVELRGTPRAALVVVLARRLDGTEAARDSAALSRELREALAQLEDDAGRVGPAEPSPVQQLLADVARSRADRTLRAVTSDGTAS from the coding sequence GTGAGCGGCGCCGCGGGTCAGGGGCGCGACGGTCGCGACAGGCGGACGGTCGGGTCGACGGAGGCTGCCGCCCGCCTGGGCATGTCGGTCCGTGCCCTCCAGCGGCTCGCCGGCGACGGCAGGCTGGGGGTCAAGGACGGCGGCCGCTGGATGTTCTCGACCGCCGAGCTCGAGGCGTTCGTGGACGACCAGCAGACCCCGGCGACGGCAGGGCCGGTCGAGTCGGCTGTGGCGGGCATGGTCGCCGAACTCCCGGTCGAGCTGCGCGGGACGCCGCGGGCGGCGTTGGTGGTCGTGCTGGCCCGCCGGCTCGACGGGACCGAGGCGGCCAGGGACTCCGCCGCGCTGTCCCGGGAGCTGCGTGAGGCACTGGCCCAGCTGGAGGACGACGCCGGACGTGTCGGCCCGGCGGAACCGTCGCCGGTCCAGCAGCTCCTCGCGGATGTCGCCCGGTCTCGGGCCGACCGGACGTTGCGGGCCGTCACCTCGGACGGGACGGCGAGCTGA
- a CDS encoding phage tail tape measure protein has protein sequence MARREALTWQLGVQGRREAVRDVEAFGDAWQDLDRRVDSLGDTLDRSSAEWRGLERDIDRHTGGASRSIRGLGDDIGRAAREAGQDLDRLGRDFDDLDDKLSFGDIVGGSALGGMAADAFSAAAGFAADAFLDTIGQELSSDVAAARLGMFGPGEAAALGDTAGRLYADAWGESFEDVTAAIVAADEALGGLGIDALAGEQVPELIALAQVAEADINEVANAVGAFARATGVSVPEAMDLIAGAVTNGANRYGDLFDVLSEYSPQLDQLNLSAEDWIDTLIRGSDAQVYNLDVVADALKSLQERLAEGSDASRDALVMLGLDADAVVRQVNAGGTQARDAVNDVVDGLLALNDEARTAQSLALVGDPLVNLGLSAERLELLRQTTGELETFSGTLEQVIAVAYDNEATRWDAQVRQLKDNIGGLVQEVAQPVVEGWNLVFDAIANGVEESSRLGRALDAAGIGIDLSDFRQSVNVGGVHGKDPEGRAAGGRVNPGVPYIVGERRPELFVPDIAGTILPDVPTPRNVVAPQVTINVAAIDVASFENWVGRPEIIRSLTDRIAEHTAHQNVVKGH, from the coding sequence ATGGCACGTCGTGAAGCACTCACCTGGCAGCTCGGCGTCCAGGGCCGCCGCGAAGCCGTCCGCGACGTCGAGGCGTTCGGGGATGCCTGGCAGGACCTCGACCGTCGCGTCGACAGCCTGGGCGACACCCTCGACCGGTCCTCTGCCGAGTGGCGTGGCCTTGAGCGTGACATCGACCGGCACACCGGCGGGGCATCCCGGTCGATACGCGGGCTCGGCGACGATATCGGCCGTGCAGCCCGTGAAGCCGGGCAGGACCTCGACCGGCTGGGCCGCGACTTCGACGACCTCGACGACAAGCTCAGCTTCGGCGACATCGTTGGTGGGTCTGCCCTCGGCGGCATGGCCGCTGACGCGTTCTCGGCTGCCGCCGGGTTCGCAGCCGACGCGTTCCTCGACACCATCGGCCAGGAGCTGTCCAGCGACGTCGCTGCCGCCCGGCTGGGCATGTTCGGGCCCGGCGAGGCCGCAGCCCTGGGCGACACCGCAGGGCGGCTGTACGCCGACGCGTGGGGCGAGTCGTTCGAGGACGTCACCGCTGCCATCGTCGCGGCCGACGAAGCCCTCGGTGGCCTCGGCATCGACGCGTTGGCCGGCGAGCAGGTCCCCGAGCTGATCGCCCTCGCACAGGTCGCCGAAGCCGACATCAACGAGGTCGCCAACGCCGTCGGGGCGTTCGCCCGCGCCACCGGTGTGTCGGTCCCCGAAGCCATGGACCTCATCGCCGGCGCCGTCACCAACGGCGCCAACCGGTACGGCGACCTCTTCGACGTCCTGTCGGAGTACAGCCCCCAGCTGGACCAGCTCAACCTGTCCGCGGAGGACTGGATCGACACGCTCATCCGCGGTTCCGACGCGCAGGTCTACAACCTCGACGTCGTCGCCGACGCGCTCAAGAGCCTCCAGGAACGTCTCGCAGAGGGCTCTGATGCCAGCCGCGACGCACTCGTCATGCTCGGGCTGGACGCCGACGCGGTCGTCCGTCAGGTCAACGCCGGCGGCACACAGGCCCGTGACGCCGTCAACGACGTCGTGGACGGGCTGCTGGCCCTCAACGACGAAGCCCGCACCGCCCAGTCGCTGGCCCTGGTCGGTGACCCGCTGGTCAACCTCGGCCTGTCGGCGGAACGGCTCGAGCTGCTGCGGCAGACCACCGGGGAGCTGGAGACGTTCTCCGGCACCCTGGAGCAGGTCATCGCCGTCGCCTACGACAACGAAGCCACCCGCTGGGACGCCCAGGTACGCCAGCTCAAGGACAACATCGGTGGTCTCGTCCAGGAGGTTGCCCAGCCGGTCGTCGAGGGTTGGAACCTCGTGTTCGACGCGATCGCCAACGGGGTCGAGGAGTCCTCGCGGCTCGGCCGGGCACTCGACGCCGCAGGTATCGGCATCGACCTGTCCGACTTCCGCCAGTCCGTGAACGTGGGCGGCGTCCACGGCAAGGACCCCGAAGGCCGAGCCGCCGGCGGCCGGGTCAACCCGGGAGTGCCCTACATCGTCGGGGAACGCCGGCCCGAGCTGTTCGTCCCCGACATCGCAGGGACCATCCTCCCAGACGTCCCCACACCCCGGAACGTCGTCGCGCCGCAGGTCACGATCAACGTCGCCGCCATCGACGTGGCCAGCTTCGAGAACTGGGTCGGCCGACCCGAGATCATCCGATCCCTCACCGACCGGATCGCCGAACACACCGCCCACCAGAACGTCGTCAAGGGCCACTGA
- a CDS encoding HIRAN domain-containing protein: MPQIRLGSCSRVDVVGESYYQEALTALCRGQERSGDVLLDRAVLIPEPDNPHDRNAVRVSVSGRTVGYLGREDARRYQPPLLDLQGAGFLGWCPAAIIGAADAWYGVFLRLAEPETMWPANSPGRLAVLEADRSVAVTKRRPHHDVLDELLGQRDAVLVFGELVQSTVTSGKYKGSPCVEVAVDGRRIGELSAAMTERHRHQVTPGCGCEVIISRRDNGPHAAAYMPRP, encoded by the coding sequence ATGCCTCAGATCCGGCTCGGGTCGTGCAGCCGGGTCGATGTGGTCGGTGAGTCGTACTACCAGGAGGCCCTGACCGCACTGTGCCGGGGGCAGGAACGCAGTGGGGACGTGCTGTTGGACCGGGCGGTGTTGATCCCGGAGCCCGACAATCCCCACGACCGCAACGCGGTCCGGGTGTCGGTGTCGGGTCGAACGGTTGGCTACCTGGGCCGGGAGGACGCCCGTAGGTACCAGCCGCCGTTGCTGGACCTGCAAGGGGCCGGGTTCCTGGGGTGGTGCCCGGCTGCGATCATCGGCGCCGCGGATGCGTGGTATGGCGTGTTCCTCAGGCTCGCCGAACCAGAGACGATGTGGCCGGCCAACAGTCCTGGCCGGTTGGCCGTTCTGGAGGCTGACCGGTCGGTGGCCGTCACCAAGCGCCGGCCCCACCACGACGTCCTCGACGAGCTGCTCGGACAGCGAGACGCCGTGCTGGTCTTCGGGGAGTTGGTCCAGTCGACGGTGACGTCGGGCAAGTACAAGGGGTCGCCGTGTGTGGAGGTGGCCGTGGATGGCAGGCGCATCGGGGAGCTCTCCGCAGCGATGACCGAGCGGCACCGCCACCAGGTCACGCCCGGGTGCGGCTGCGAGGTGATCATCAGCCGCCGCGACAACGGCCCCCACGCGGCCGCGTACATGCCCAGACCCTGA
- a CDS encoding helix-turn-helix domain-containing protein, translated as MDTQPTPIADGATLIDIREAAARTGMTVAYWRDRVRLREIRHYKLGNKIRFDIRDLDAHLLSGMREARHSPGRR; from the coding sequence ATGGACACACAACCCACTCCGATCGCTGATGGGGCCACCCTCATCGACATCCGTGAGGCCGCGGCCCGGACCGGCATGACGGTCGCCTACTGGCGTGACCGGGTCCGCCTCCGCGAGATCCGCCACTACAAGCTCGGCAACAAGATCCGGTTCGACATCCGCGACCTCGACGCCCACCTCCTCAGCGGCATGCGGGAGGCCCGGCACTCGCCGGGGCGGCGCTGA